In the Candidatus Eremiobacteraceae bacterium genome, one interval contains:
- a CDS encoding divergent polysaccharide deacetylase family protein, with protein MLFVFAVILAGAWWQRHKIIAFFTPHRAPARHVAVAPSEEPSVAATVPAAPPSPSASVSPSVTPSPSASGPPRVAIIIDDCGYSMTRDQVFLSLPIPVTLSILPITPHGREIAAAATAAGKYAIVHLPMEPESSAANPGPGAILTGMTDDQVRALVASDLDALPPLPGANNHMGSKASADKRVMTDVLSVLKERNMFFIDSMTSVASVGGQTARDLAVPTAERAVFLDNQATVPYVEGQLRETIARAKADGSAIAIGHPNPQTDEALIAMIPQMQAAGIVFVPAQTLVH; from the coding sequence GTGCTGTTCGTTTTCGCCGTGATCCTTGCCGGCGCGTGGTGGCAGCGACATAAGATCATCGCGTTCTTCACGCCGCATCGCGCGCCCGCGCGGCACGTCGCGGTCGCGCCGAGCGAAGAGCCGTCGGTGGCGGCGACGGTGCCGGCGGCACCTCCGTCGCCTTCGGCATCCGTCTCGCCGAGCGTGACGCCCAGCCCGTCCGCGTCCGGCCCGCCTCGTGTCGCGATTATCATCGACGATTGCGGGTACAGCATGACGCGCGATCAAGTGTTCCTCTCGCTTCCGATTCCCGTGACGCTTTCGATCTTGCCGATAACGCCGCACGGGCGCGAAATCGCGGCAGCCGCGACTGCGGCGGGCAAGTACGCGATCGTGCATCTGCCGATGGAACCGGAATCCTCAGCGGCCAATCCGGGGCCGGGCGCGATTCTGACCGGCATGACCGACGATCAAGTCCGCGCGCTCGTCGCGTCGGACCTTGACGCGCTGCCGCCGTTGCCCGGCGCGAACAATCACATGGGGAGCAAGGCGTCGGCGGATAAGCGCGTCATGACGGACGTTCTCAGCGTTTTGAAAGAGCGCAACATGTTCTTCATCGATTCGATGACGAGCGTCGCATCGGTCGGCGGGCAGACGGCGCGCGATCTCGCCGTGCCGACTGCCGAGCGCGCCGTTTTTCTCGACAATCAAGCCACCGTTCCCTACGTGGAAGGTCAGTTGCGCGAGACCATCGCTCGCGCGAAAGCCGACGGCTCCGCGATCGCGATCGGCCATCCGAACCCGCAGACTGACGAAGCGCTGATCGCGATGATCCCGCAAATGCAGGCCGCCGGCATCGTCTTCGTTCCAGCGCAAACCCTCGTCCACTAA
- a CDS encoding vitamin K epoxide reductase family protein has product MTDFSHFHVLHVALMLCCCIGFVTSLLMHRKAAADKAGLLSEASVVQTSRARLFGGVDNAAIGLVYYPAVLIGSFFLANPLMLIAVVIAASLAALVSLYLAYSLLFITKMPCPLCMISHVINLAIVAILLTVILTTPS; this is encoded by the coding sequence GTGACTGATTTTTCACACTTCCACGTGCTGCACGTGGCGCTCATGCTGTGCTGCTGCATCGGGTTCGTGACGTCGCTCCTGATGCATCGCAAGGCCGCCGCCGACAAAGCAGGGTTACTGTCTGAAGCGAGCGTCGTGCAGACTTCGCGCGCGCGGCTCTTCGGCGGCGTGGACAATGCTGCGATCGGGCTCGTCTATTATCCAGCCGTACTGATCGGTTCGTTCTTCCTCGCGAATCCGCTTATGCTGATCGCGGTTGTGATCGCGGCGTCGCTTGCAGCGCTCGTCTCGTTGTATCTTGCGTACAGCTTGCTCTTCATCACGAAGATGCCGTGCCCGCTCTGCATGATCTCGCACGTTATAAACCTTGCAATTGTTGCGATACTTCTAACAGTTATACTTACGACACCGAGCTGA
- a CDS encoding pyridoxal phosphate-dependent aminotransferase encodes MKSAIANARLLNIAPSGIRAIHERKRASSVDLGIGEPSLKPDMAPFEAAVAWVREHGCPYTTYAGLPELRELVATVYGGEYFKSSDNVCVTNGSQEAIYLAIKTLAEPGRDEVLVTNPGYPVYHKVCELEGITWRSVELVADDGFTPRAAPILAALTPKTRVIVLATPANPTGAVMPPSEVRDLARGLAARPGPPVYLVVDEVYRELSYAAEPYTSFADTYPHTLLVESLSKSCALTGLRIGFLIGPAEIVQAAARIHSLMLMSASQFGQRVALEIFRDPVRLRAQVPWYVAQRQATLDAVAANRLRAIEPAGAFYVLVRLPDRLAADSTAAAYALLEKADVVTVPGAVFASNTEGYLRVTWAAPREAVVEGLKRIADFIRD; translated from the coding sequence GTGAAGTCAGCGATCGCAAACGCGCGCCTGCTCAACATCGCTCCGTCCGGCATCCGCGCCATTCACGAACGCAAGCGCGCCTCATCGGTCGACCTCGGCATCGGCGAGCCAAGCCTCAAGCCCGACATGGCTCCATTTGAAGCCGCAGTCGCATGGGTGCGCGAGCACGGCTGCCCGTACACGACATACGCAGGTCTGCCCGAATTACGCGAGCTGGTCGCGACCGTCTATGGCGGCGAGTATTTCAAATCGAGCGACAATGTCTGCGTGACGAATGGATCGCAAGAGGCGATCTACTTGGCCATCAAAACGCTCGCGGAGCCTGGCCGCGACGAAGTGCTTGTCACCAACCCTGGATATCCCGTGTATCACAAAGTCTGCGAACTCGAAGGTATCACGTGGCGATCCGTGGAGCTTGTCGCCGATGACGGCTTCACGCCCCGCGCCGCACCGATTCTCGCAGCGCTCACTCCGAAGACGCGCGTGATCGTGCTCGCGACGCCGGCCAATCCTACCGGCGCAGTGATGCCCCCCTCGGAAGTCCGCGATCTTGCGCGCGGCTTGGCCGCGCGACCGGGGCCGCCCGTCTACTTAGTCGTAGATGAGGTCTATCGCGAACTTTCGTACGCGGCGGAACCGTACACGTCGTTCGCCGACACCTACCCGCACACGCTGCTCGTTGAAAGTCTCTCGAAGTCGTGCGCGCTCACCGGCTTGCGTATCGGATTCTTGATCGGACCGGCGGAGATCGTCCAAGCGGCTGCGAGAATCCACTCGCTCATGCTGATGTCGGCGAGTCAATTTGGCCAGCGCGTCGCGCTTGAGATATTCCGTGACCCCGTTCGGTTGCGCGCGCAGGTTCCGTGGTATGTAGCGCAGCGTCAGGCCACGCTTGACGCCGTCGCGGCGAATCGCTTGCGCGCGATCGAGCCGGCGGGCGCATTCTACGTGCTCGTGCGATTGCCGGACCGCCTTGCCGCGGATTCCACTGCCGCAGCCTACGCACTGCTGGAAAAAGCCGACGTCGTCACGGTACCGGGCGCGGTCTTCGCGAGCAACACCGAAGGCTATCTTCGCGTCACGTGGGCCGCTCCACGCGAGGCAGTCGTCGAAGGACTGAAGCGGATCGCCGACTTCATCCGTGACTGA
- a CDS encoding 2,3,4,5-tetrahydropyridine-2,6-dicarboxylate N-succinyltransferase: MDVASDSIQHTITRAFSDGVQTPDSQIRDAVEQAIAGLDAGELRVAEPTPDGGWRVNSWLQQAILLYFRLHESEPSEAGPLGFFDKIPAKKDWRGSGVRVVPPGVARYGSYLAPGVILMPGFVNIGARVGAGSMIDTWATVGSCAQIGAGVHLSGGVGIGGVLEPVNARPVIVEDGAFIGSRCVVVEGVVVGAEAVLGAGVVLTASTPIIDVTGAKPVTTKGAIAPRAVVIPGVTDKQFPAGTFGTPCALVIGRRSESTDKKTSLNEALRDFGVAV, from the coding sequence ATGGATGTAGCCTCGGATTCAATCCAACACACGATCACGCGCGCGTTCTCGGACGGCGTACAGACACCCGATAGTCAGATCCGCGATGCTGTGGAACAAGCGATAGCTGGCCTGGATGCTGGTGAGCTGCGCGTCGCCGAACCAACACCGGACGGCGGATGGCGCGTCAACTCGTGGCTGCAACAGGCGATCCTCCTGTATTTCCGCTTGCATGAGAGCGAACCGTCCGAAGCGGGTCCGCTCGGCTTCTTTGACAAGATCCCGGCGAAAAAAGATTGGCGGGGTAGCGGCGTGCGTGTTGTGCCGCCCGGTGTCGCGCGCTATGGAAGCTACCTCGCGCCCGGCGTCATCCTCATGCCGGGCTTTGTGAACATCGGTGCGCGGGTGGGCGCGGGCTCGATGATCGACACCTGGGCGACAGTCGGCAGCTGCGCGCAGATCGGCGCGGGCGTGCATCTTTCCGGCGGTGTCGGCATCGGCGGCGTCCTCGAACCGGTCAACGCGCGGCCAGTCATCGTCGAAGACGGTGCGTTCATCGGCTCGCGCTGCGTTGTGGTGGAAGGCGTGGTAGTCGGCGCGGAAGCGGTGCTCGGTGCCGGCGTCGTGCTGACGGCGAGCACGCCGATCATCGATGTCACGGGTGCGAAGCCCGTGACGACGAAAGGCGCCATCGCGCCGCGCGCCGTCGTGATCCCGGGAGTGACCGACAAGCAGTTCCCGGCGGGAACGTTCGGCACGCCGTGCGCGCTCGTGATCGGCCGGCGGTCGGAATCCACCGACAAGAAGACGTCGCTCAACGAGGCGCTGCGCGACTTCGGAGTCGCGGTGTGA